In Drosophila santomea strain STO CAGO 1482 chromosome 3L, Prin_Dsan_1.1, whole genome shotgun sequence, a single window of DNA contains:
- the LOC120447538 gene encoding probable 28S ribosomal protein S6, mitochondrial: MPSYELALVLRQLPRPELISVIRRTAESILDKGGIIRKLENLGSRALPHKVSEHGVVHREGTHFTIAFDTAPTKIADLKEEFGRDIDIIRRYIFKVEEPEQKPCTLHEEMLPPAYRKDVQEIVAAAQKKQKKKFNYNSGLDYYPFQK; encoded by the exons ATGCCTTCATACGAACTAGCACTGGTGCTTCGTCAATTGCCCCGC CCCGAACTGATTTCCGTGATTAGGCGAACGGCAGAGTCCATCCTGGACAAGGGAGGCATCATCCGAAAGCTGGAGAACCTGGGATCCCGCGCCCTGCCACACAAAGTCAGCGAGCATGGTGTGGTTCACCGCGAAGGCACCCACTTCACCATCGCCTTCGATACCGCGCCCACGAAGATCGCCGACTTGAAGGAGGAGTTTGGCCGGGATATCGACATCATAAGGCGCTACATCTTCAAGGTGGAGGAGCCCGAGCAGAAGCCATGCACGCTGCACGAGGAGATGCTGCCACCCGCGTATCGCAAGGATGTGCAGGAGATTGTCGCGGCCGCGCAGaagaaacaaaagaagaagTTCAACTACAACTCCGGCTTGGACTACTATCCCTTCCAGAAATGA
- the LOC120447536 gene encoding alpha-tocopherol transfer protein-like, whose protein sequence is MSPQIRPLTPELQKAAKEQLKEDPERLEADLQAFKTWIEQQPHLNPRMDDQFLVAFLRGCKYSLERAKSKLDKYYTLKTKYPDYFLVSDTRNSKFREIHQTGALVYLPTPLNETGPRIAIWRMGLVSVDKYTMLEAMQVAQAMQEIAILEDDYANVNGVVFIMDMNGATAAHMFQMTPSMAKKFTVFSEEALPLRLKAQHFINTITGFEQLFNIFKPMMSKKMQSRLFVHGNKMGLLTEQIPLKYLPVEYGGENGTTEEIVAAMEKKLDEYADFFQENTKFGTDESLRPGKPIDFEGLFGVEGSFRKLNVD, encoded by the exons ATGTCTCCGCAAATCCGTCCACTCACGCCGGAGCTGCAAAAAGCGGCCAAGGAGCAGCTCAAGGAGGATCCCGAACGTCTCGAGGCGGATTTGCAAGCTTTCAAGACATGGATCGAGCAGCAGCCGCATCTGAATCCCCGAATGGATGACCAGTTTCTGGTGGCCTTCCTGCGCGGCTGCAAGTACAGTTTGGAGCGGGCCAAGTCCAAGTTAGATAAGTATTACACGCTGAAGACCAAGTATCCGGATTATTTCCTAGTTAGTGACACTAGGAATAGCAAGTTCCGGGAGATTCATCAAACGGG TGCCCTCGTCTACCTGCCCACGCCCCTCAACGAAACTGGACCACGCATCGCGATCTGGCGCATGGGATTGGTGTCAGTGGACAAGTACACAATGCTGGAGGCCATGCAAGTGGCCCAGGCAATGCAGGAGATTGCCATCCTGGAGGATGACTACGCCAATGTCAATGGCGTAGTTTTTATTATGGACATGAACGGCGCTACTGCCGCGCACATGTTCCAGATGACGCCGTCGATGGCCAAGAAGTTCACTGTGTTCTCGGAGGAGGCTCTTCCACTGCGTCTGAAGGCACAGCACTTCATCAACACCATCACCGGATTCGAGCAGTTGTTCAACATTTTCAAGCCCATGATGTCCAAGAAAATGCAGTCTCGCCTGTTTGTGCACGGCAACAAAATGGGGCTCTTGACGGAGCAGATACCGCTGAAATATCTGCCCGTGGAATACGGCGGTGAAAATGGCACCACGGAGGAAATAGTGGCCGCTATGGAGAAGAAGCTGGACGAATACGCCGATTTCTTCCAGGAAAATACCAAGTTCGGCACCGATGAGAGCCTGCGTCCGGGAAAACCAATTGATTTTGAGGGGCTTTTCGGAGTTGAAGGTTCCTTTAGGAAGCTCAACGTGGACTAG
- the LOC120447537 gene encoding probable RNA methyltransferase CG11342, with product MEIRNNDPGAVQYGNFFNYYQFSDATERVKLLPDADIWLPALIDGESQGDKPYFILDVGCNCGVLTQLMHKYLKERLRRTVKVLGVDIDPRLIQRATAENESPEDVSYACVDVLDDAAFESVKTYMKENDLQKFDAICCYSITMWIHLNHHDQGLRFFLQKLSNLAELLVVEPQPWKCYQKAERRLKKAGEIFPLFLELKWRSDVDLQIQNYLEESLDRRKLFESAPTKWQRKICFYR from the coding sequence ATGGAAATTAGAAACAATGATCCCGGCGCCGTTCAATATGGCAACTTCTTCAACTACTATCAGTTCAGTGACGCCACGGAACGCGTAAAGCTGTTGCCAGATGCGGACATATGGCTACCTGCCCTGATTGATGGAGAATCCCAAGGAGATAAACCCTATTTCATCCTGGATGTGGGCTGCAATTGCGGCGTACTCACTCAACTGATGCATAAGTACCTCAAGGAACGTCTTCGGAGAACTGTCAAAGTCCTGGGAGTGGATATAGACCCGCGGCTGATACAACGTGCCACCGCGGAGAATGAATCCCCGGAAGATGTTAGCTACGCCTGCGTGGATGTGCTCGATGATGCAGCCTTTGAATCGGTAAAAACATATATGAAGGAGAATGATCTCCAGAAGTTCGATGCCATTTGCTGCTACTCCATTACCATGTGGATTCACTTGAATCATCATGATCAAGGCCTGCGATTCTTTCTGCAAAAGCTCTCCAATCTGGCAGAGCTCCTGGTGGTGGAACCACAGCCCTGGAAATGCTATCAGAAAGCAGAGAGACGCCTGAAAAAAGCAGGAGAGATCTTCCCTCTCTTCCTGGAGCTCAAGTGGCGATCTGATGTGGATCTGCAGATACAAAATTACCTGGAAGAGTCGCTAGACCGACGGAAACTATTCGAATCCGCGCCCACTAAATGGCAGCGAAAGATCTGCTTCTACAGATGA